Proteins from one Microbacterium sp. Root553 genomic window:
- a CDS encoding VIT1/CCC1 transporter family protein — protein sequence MTAPAAAEPTAADRRRWARYLVEERAEGHVYRRLAARRTGEEQQILLSLAEAERRHEQHWLDLLGDEPRRLPRAGARSQLLGWMAGRFGSIFVLALAQSAEARSPYDEEQYATPAMRADEKVHYEVVRGLAARGRRRLSGSFRAAVFGANDGLVSNLALVLGIGATGVSSSFVLFSGVAGLLAGALSMGAGEFVSVRSQRELLAATEANDDAADSAGDLDIDENELALVYRARGIGQDEALARARRIVQAAQEGVRRTATGPVRVHPGDDTDIVGSDWTAAISSFLLFSSGAIIPVLPWIFGLQGATAVVVALVLVGIALLSTGAMVGILSGGPPLRRALRQLAIGFGAAAITYLLGLLFGVGAV from the coding sequence CGACGACTGGCCGCTCGCCGCACCGGAGAGGAGCAGCAGATCCTGCTCAGCCTCGCAGAGGCCGAGCGCCGGCATGAGCAGCACTGGCTCGATCTGCTCGGTGACGAGCCGAGACGACTGCCGCGAGCGGGCGCGCGGTCGCAGCTTCTCGGCTGGATGGCCGGCCGCTTCGGGTCGATCTTCGTCCTCGCTCTCGCGCAGAGCGCGGAGGCGCGCTCGCCCTACGACGAGGAGCAGTACGCGACTCCGGCGATGCGCGCCGACGAGAAGGTCCACTACGAGGTGGTTCGTGGGCTCGCCGCGCGGGGACGGCGTCGACTCTCCGGCTCGTTCCGCGCCGCGGTGTTCGGCGCGAACGACGGTCTCGTCAGCAACCTCGCTCTCGTGCTCGGCATCGGCGCGACCGGGGTGAGCTCGAGTTTCGTGCTGTTCAGCGGCGTGGCGGGTCTCCTCGCCGGCGCGCTGTCGATGGGTGCCGGGGAGTTCGTCTCGGTGCGGTCGCAGCGCGAGCTTCTCGCGGCGACGGAGGCCAACGATGACGCCGCGGACTCCGCCGGCGACCTCGACATCGACGAGAACGAGCTCGCTCTCGTCTACCGCGCGAGGGGCATCGGTCAGGATGAGGCGCTCGCGCGGGCCCGCCGCATCGTCCAGGCCGCGCAGGAGGGGGTTCGTCGCACGGCCACCGGGCCGGTGCGGGTGCACCCTGGCGACGACACCGACATCGTCGGGAGCGACTGGACGGCCGCCATCTCGAGCTTCCTGCTGTTCTCCTCCGGCGCGATCATCCCGGTCCTGCCCTGGATCTTCGGGCTCCAGGGAGCGACTGCCGTGGTCGTCGCCCTCGTCCTCGTCGGCATCGCCCTGCTGTCGACCGGCGCCATGGTCGGCATCCTGTCCGGGGGGCCGCCCCTGCGTAGGGCACTGCGCCAGCTGGCGATCGGATTCGGCGCCGCCGCGATCACGTATCTGCTCGGCCTGCTCTTCGGGGTGGGCGCGGTCTGA
- a CDS encoding M20/M25/M40 family metallo-hydrolase yields MTDPSLPEVVRIASDLIRFDTSNFGGGTANGEREAAEYVGAYLQSLGLEVEYYEPIPRRTNVMARVVGRDRSRPALVVHGHLDVVPAIAEDWSVDPFAGIVKDGMLWGRGAVDMKNMNAMILTAVADILRAGEQPERDLVLAFFADEENGGVEGSALVVQNRPDWFAGATEAISEVGGYSITVDDRRAYLLQVGEKALIWIRLVAKGRAGHGSRLHDDNAITRLSEAVAAIGRTRWPLRLTPTTEALLAGLSDLTGRSVDDPDALAAAAGPAEAFLRSSFRTTTNPTVLSAGYKHNVIPETAEALVDVRVIPGTEDDVLAELQQIVGEDIEIQTVVRDIGMETPFAGDLVEAMVAALGRSDPGVPVIPYLLGAGTDNKALASLDITGYGFAPLRLPADLDFTGMFHGVDERVPVESLVFGQRVLADLLRTY; encoded by the coding sequence ATGACCGATCCGTCCCTGCCCGAGGTCGTCCGCATCGCGAGCGACCTGATCCGCTTCGACACCTCGAATTTCGGCGGCGGTACCGCGAACGGCGAGCGCGAGGCGGCCGAGTACGTCGGCGCCTACCTGCAGTCCCTGGGACTGGAGGTCGAGTACTACGAGCCGATCCCGCGGCGCACGAACGTGATGGCCCGCGTCGTCGGCCGCGACCGCAGCAGACCGGCCCTGGTGGTGCACGGGCATCTCGACGTCGTGCCGGCGATCGCGGAGGACTGGAGCGTCGACCCGTTCGCGGGCATCGTGAAGGACGGGATGCTGTGGGGCCGCGGCGCCGTGGACATGAAGAACATGAACGCCATGATCCTCACGGCCGTCGCCGACATCCTGCGTGCGGGCGAACAGCCGGAGCGCGACCTGGTGCTGGCCTTCTTCGCAGACGAGGAGAACGGCGGTGTCGAGGGCTCTGCGCTCGTCGTGCAGAACCGTCCGGACTGGTTCGCGGGCGCGACCGAGGCGATCAGCGAGGTCGGCGGATACTCGATCACCGTGGACGACAGACGCGCCTACCTGCTGCAGGTGGGCGAGAAGGCGCTGATCTGGATCCGCCTGGTCGCGAAGGGCCGCGCCGGACACGGCAGCCGCCTGCATGACGACAATGCCATCACCCGGTTGTCCGAGGCGGTGGCGGCCATCGGCCGCACCCGGTGGCCGCTGAGGCTCACACCGACCACCGAGGCACTTCTCGCGGGGCTCAGCGATCTCACCGGTCGTTCGGTCGACGACCCCGACGCGCTGGCGGCAGCGGCCGGCCCCGCCGAGGCCTTCCTGCGTTCGTCCTTCCGCACCACGACCAACCCCACCGTCCTGTCGGCGGGGTACAAGCACAACGTCATCCCGGAGACCGCCGAGGCGCTGGTCGACGTGCGGGTGATCCCCGGCACGGAGGACGACGTCCTCGCCGAGCTGCAGCAGATCGTCGGCGAGGACATCGAGATCCAGACCGTCGTGCGCGACATCGGCATGGAGACGCCCTTCGCCGGCGATCTCGTCGAGGCGATGGTGGCAGCCCTCGGGCGCAGCGATCCCGGGGTGCCGGTGATCCCGTACCTGCTCGGTGCGGGCACCGACAACAAGGCTCTCGCGTCGCTCGACATCACCGGATACGGCTTCGCGCCCCTGCGACTGCCGGCAGACCTCGACTTCACGGGCATGTTCCACGGAGTCGACGAGCGCGTACCCGTAGAATCGCTTGTCTTCGGTCAGCGGGTGCTGGCCGATCTGCTGCGCACGTACTGA
- a CDS encoding undecaprenyl-diphosphate phosphatase, producing MHLFEALILGIVQGLTEFLPISSSAHLRILGTFLPSGEDPGAAFTAITQIGTEAAVVVFFWRDIVRIIAQWFRSLTGRVPRSDPDARMGWMIIIGSIPIVLLGLLFQDQIETVFRSLWIVAIMLIVFGVLLGIADHVGAKRRTLDQLTYPHGIAYGFAQALALIPGVSRSGGTITMGLFLGYERAAAARYAFLLAIPAVFGSGFYQVFKSWDEPSFFSFGDTLAATGIAFVVALGVIAFFMNYISKRSFLPFVIYRILLGTVLLVLLGTGVIAA from the coding sequence ATGCACCTGTTCGAAGCGCTCATCCTCGGCATCGTCCAGGGACTCACCGAGTTCCTGCCGATCTCCTCCAGCGCCCACCTGCGCATCCTCGGCACCTTCCTGCCCTCGGGCGAGGACCCCGGCGCCGCCTTCACCGCGATCACTCAGATCGGCACCGAGGCGGCCGTCGTGGTCTTCTTCTGGCGAGACATCGTGCGGATCATCGCGCAGTGGTTCCGCTCTCTCACCGGGCGGGTGCCGCGCAGCGATCCCGATGCGCGGATGGGGTGGATGATCATCATCGGCAGCATCCCGATCGTGCTTCTCGGCCTGCTCTTCCAGGATCAGATCGAGACGGTCTTCCGCTCGCTGTGGATCGTGGCGATCATGCTGATCGTCTTCGGAGTCCTGCTGGGGATCGCCGACCACGTCGGCGCCAAGCGCCGCACGCTCGACCAGCTGACCTACCCGCACGGCATCGCCTACGGGTTCGCCCAGGCGCTCGCGCTGATCCCGGGCGTCTCCCGCTCGGGCGGGACCATCACGATGGGGCTGTTCCTCGGCTACGAGCGCGCTGCGGCCGCCCGTTACGCATTCCTGCTCGCGATCCCCGCCGTCTTCGGCAGCGGCTTCTATCAGGTGTTCAAGAGCTGGGACGAGCCCTCGTTCTTCTCGTTCGGCGACACCCTCGCCGCGACCGGCATCGCCTTCGTCGTGGCCCTCGGGGTCATCGCGTTCTTCATGAACTACATCTCGAAGCGCAGCTTCCTGCCGTTCGTGATCTACCGCATCCTGCTGGGAACGGTGCTGCTGGTCCTGCTCGGCACGGGCGTCATCGCGGCGTGA
- a CDS encoding PAC2 family protein, which produces MDVLGSRIVIVAFDGWNDAGEAASGAIATLRESTDYDLVHSIDPELYFDYQYTRPSTKMDAEGHRRLTWPEAGLWRPRNPGPGPEFWVLTGVEPARTWQSFAAEFIDVALRDDITGFVTLGAMLSDVPHTRPISIFASSQNEQVREAHGLERSLYEGPVGILSVFEHFAESAGIPTASLWASVPHYVASATPSPKVTLALLDRLEELTGVDVPRDHLRTEAATWEASIDAAAADDEDMTEYIRQLERTRDTWDSPDASGDAIAQAFERYLKRRGDGPGDHKR; this is translated from the coding sequence ATGGATGTCCTCGGTTCACGCATCGTCATCGTCGCCTTCGACGGGTGGAACGATGCCGGAGAAGCCGCCAGCGGTGCGATCGCCACTCTGCGCGAGTCCACCGACTACGACCTCGTGCACTCCATCGACCCCGAGCTGTACTTCGACTACCAGTACACGCGCCCGTCGACGAAGATGGACGCCGAAGGACACCGCCGACTCACCTGGCCCGAGGCCGGACTCTGGCGTCCGCGCAATCCCGGTCCCGGTCCGGAGTTCTGGGTGCTCACCGGTGTGGAGCCGGCGCGGACCTGGCAGTCCTTCGCCGCGGAGTTCATCGACGTGGCCCTGCGCGACGACATCACGGGATTCGTCACGCTGGGCGCCATGCTGTCGGACGTGCCTCACACCCGGCCCATATCGATCTTCGCGTCGAGTCAGAACGAGCAGGTGCGTGAGGCGCACGGTCTCGAGCGCTCGTTGTACGAGGGCCCGGTCGGCATCCTCAGCGTGTTCGAGCACTTCGCCGAGAGCGCCGGCATCCCCACGGCGAGCCTGTGGGCGAGCGTTCCGCACTACGTGGCATCGGCCACGCCCTCCCCGAAGGTCACTCTCGCGCTGCTCGACCGCCTCGAGGAACTGACCGGGGTCGACGTGCCGCGGGATCACCTCCGCACCGAGGCAGCGACGTGGGAGGCGTCGATCGACGCCGCCGCCGCCGACGACGAGGACATGACCGAGTACATCCGCCAGCTCGAGCGCACCAGAGACACGTGGGACTCCCCCGATGCCTCCGGTGACGCGATCGCCCAGGCGTTCGAGCGGTACCTCAAGCGCCGCGGCGACGGTCCCGGCGATCACAAGCGCTGA
- a CDS encoding HAD family hydrolase, whose product MSRQPRAILWDMDGTLVDTEPYWMAAETSLVESFGGTWSHEDALQLVGNGLIDSAIILQNAGVDMDAEAIVSLLTDRVQHSLRTQGVPFRPGARELLKDLRSAGIPTGLVTMSLRRMALSVVDLIEFDAFDIVVAGDDVDNPKPHPEPYLHAAALLDIDIADAVVIEDSPTGLRAGIASGAVALGVPHIVPLEGVGAHELWPTLEGRGAADLVDLFDRRSTMTGATR is encoded by the coding sequence GTGAGCAGACAGCCCCGCGCGATCCTCTGGGACATGGACGGAACCCTCGTCGACACCGAACCGTACTGGATGGCGGCGGAGACCTCGCTGGTCGAGTCCTTCGGCGGCACCTGGAGCCATGAGGACGCGCTGCAGCTGGTCGGCAACGGGCTGATCGACAGCGCGATCATCCTGCAGAACGCGGGCGTCGACATGGATGCCGAGGCGATCGTGTCGCTCCTGACCGACAGAGTGCAGCACTCGCTGCGCACCCAGGGAGTGCCGTTCCGACCCGGCGCCCGCGAGCTGCTGAAGGACCTCAGATCCGCGGGAATCCCTACCGGACTCGTCACGATGTCTCTGCGTCGCATGGCCCTCAGCGTCGTCGATCTGATCGAGTTCGATGCGTTCGACATCGTGGTCGCGGGCGACGACGTCGACAATCCCAAGCCGCACCCCGAGCCCTACCTGCATGCCGCTGCGCTGCTCGACATCGACATCGCGGACGCGGTCGTCATCGAGGATTCGCCGACGGGACTGCGGGCGGGTATCGCCTCCGGCGCGGTCGCCCTCGGCGTGCCGCACATCGTCCCGCTCGAGGGCGTCGGCGCTCACGAGCTCTGGCCCACCCTCGAAGGCAGGGGTGCCGCAGACCTGGTCGACCTGTTCGACCGCAGATCCACGATGACGGGAGCCACCCGATGA
- a CDS encoding tRNA (adenine-N1)-methyltransferase, whose protein sequence is MTPTGPQRPSGPFREGDRVQLTGPKGRLNTVTLREDGELHTHQGVLRHRDLIGLPDGSVVVNSSGHDYLALRPLLRDFAMSMPRGAAIVYPKDAAQIVMQADIFPGAVVVEAGVGSGALSLSLLRAIGPAGRLVSFERREDFADVARSNVETFFGERPDTWDVVVGDLGEALPDQFADGTVDRVVLDMLAPWECMDVVADALTPGGVVLCYVATATQLSRVAEYVRSTGLFTEPEASETMVRGWHVEGLAVRPDHRMVAHTGFLITARRLAPGAVAPQVKRRASKSSYGDADVEQWTPGAVGDREINDKNLRKRAREAAKAAQGARLASGSRDVEPPTE, encoded by the coding sequence ATGACCCCCACCGGCCCACAGCGACCGAGCGGTCCCTTCCGCGAAGGCGATCGCGTGCAGCTGACCGGCCCGAAGGGCCGACTGAACACCGTCACGCTCCGGGAGGACGGCGAGCTGCACACCCACCAGGGCGTGCTGCGCCACCGCGACCTGATCGGCCTGCCCGACGGATCCGTCGTCGTGAACAGCTCCGGTCACGACTACCTCGCGCTTCGTCCCCTGCTGCGGGACTTCGCGATGTCGATGCCCCGGGGCGCGGCCATCGTCTACCCGAAGGACGCCGCGCAGATCGTGATGCAGGCGGACATCTTCCCCGGTGCCGTCGTGGTCGAGGCCGGCGTGGGTTCCGGTGCGCTGTCGCTGTCGCTGTTGCGGGCGATCGGACCCGCGGGGCGTCTCGTGTCCTTCGAGCGACGCGAGGACTTCGCCGACGTGGCCCGCAGCAACGTCGAGACCTTCTTCGGTGAGCGACCCGACACCTGGGACGTCGTGGTCGGAGACCTGGGGGAGGCCCTTCCCGATCAGTTCGCCGACGGCACGGTCGATCGCGTGGTGCTCGACATGCTCGCCCCGTGGGAGTGCATGGACGTCGTCGCCGACGCGCTCACCCCTGGCGGGGTCGTGCTCTGCTACGTCGCGACCGCCACGCAGCTCTCGCGCGTCGCGGAGTACGTCCGCAGCACCGGACTGTTCACCGAGCCTGAGGCATCGGAGACGATGGTACGCGGCTGGCACGTCGAAGGGCTCGCGGTCCGGCCCGATCACCGGATGGTCGCGCACACCGGCTTCCTCATCACCGCGCGCCGCCTCGCTCCCGGAGCCGTGGCGCCTCAGGTCAAGCGTCGAGCCTCGAAGAGCAGCTACGGCGATGCGGATGTCGAGCAGTGGACCCCCGGGGCCGTCGGCGATCGCGAGATCAACGACAAGAATCTCCGCAAGCGAGCCCGCGAAGCCGCCAAGGCCGCGCAAGGTGCGCGCCTCGCCTCCGGTTCGCGCGACGTCGAGCCCCCGACGGAATAG